TGCTGCCAAGAATTTTTTCCTTCGGAAATTGCATCAAGGGCATCCTCCATTTTTGCTGTGAATTCTGCCTCTAGTAAATCAGGCAGGGCTTTGAGCAAAAACGCATCAACTTCTAACCCTAACGCTGTCGGTTGCAGATGGTCTTTTTTCAACTCGACATAATTTCGTTTTTTTAAGGTAGCAACAGTAGGAGCATAAGTACTTGGGCGACCAATTCCTTTACGTTCCATCAGTTGCACTAATTTTGGTTCACTATAACGGGGTGGTGGTTGAGTCTGCTTCTTTTCATGTCCAGCATTCTCTAGTTTTAATGCTTGTCCCTGTTGTAATGAAGGTAAAACACTATCTTTGCTGAGATTGTTCCAGTACCGAGCATAACCGTAAAATTCGATCACCTGCCCTCTGGCTGACCACAGTAGAGAACCAGACTGAGTAATCACCAGAGTTTTACGCAATTGGGCAGCACGACACTGAGAAGCAATTGACCGTTTCCAGATCATCACATACAGATTAAACTCATCATCAGGAAGTTCTAAACGCAACTGAACTGAGGGACGAAATACATCCGTTGGACGAATGGCTTCATGTGCTTCTTGAGCCGATTTGCTACTGCGATGCTTGGCGACTTGCTGCGGTACATTCTGCGGGTCGTTTTGCTCTAACCATTTACGGGCGCTGGCACAAAATTCTGGACTCAGCATTACTGAGTCTGTTCGCATATATGTAATTAGCCCTGCCTCATAGAGCTTTTGGGCCACAATCATGGTTTTGTCGGGAGCAAACCTCAGCTTTGAACCGGCTGCTTGCTGAAGGCTGGAAGTTGTAAATGGTGGAGGCGGCTGGCGGTTAACGATTTTTCCTTCAAAATGAATCACCTGATGAGGATGCTGCTGTGCTTCTTCAACTAAACGTGTAGCTTCTGCTTCAGAAAGAACGCGCTTAGACTCTGGTGTTTCTGGACTATTACCTACCTTTGCATCATCGTTAGTTTCAGTTTCTTGGTCTGGTGCATCTTTCGCAGAATCAACCGTCCCTTTGTAAAAAGCCCGAAATCCTTCCGCATAATCTACCCAGACACTCCAGTAATCTTGGGGGACAAAAGCCAGAATTTCGTTTTCTCGCTGACAAATTAGATGTAATGTCGCGCTTTGGACTCTGCCAACACTCTTAGCACCGTTATTCAATGCCCAAACTAAAGGGCTACCTTTATAACCTACCAACTTATCTAGACAATCTCGGCACAACCCAGCACCGATTAAGTTTTGGTCTAGCTTTCTGGGGTTTGCGATCGCACTCTGTACCGCCGATGCTGTAATCTCAGTATAAATTACTCGTTTCGGTTCCCTTAGACCAAGGGTTTCTTTGAGATGCCAAGCGATTGTCTCGCCTTCTCGGTCTGGGTCAGTTGCTAAGACAACTTCATCAACTTGCCTCACCGCAGACTTAAGCTTCTGGATTGTTTCTTTGGCTCGTTGGTCACGCGGAATATAATTACACCTGACATTACTGCCGTCCATGACAAAGCCCAAGGAATCTTCCCCTTCATTGCTGAGTTCTCGGATGTGACCACAACTAGCGAGAACTTTCCAGTCTGCACCAAGAATTTGACTGAGTTTTTTGACTTTTCCGGGAGACTCTACCACAAGCAGGCGTTTGATCATAATTCAGGAGGCAGGAGGTATACACGCATTCAAGTGTGGGATTGAAGCGAGAACGCAGCCAATGCTGTCTTACTCTCGATACAATGTATTTTCTATTTTATTTGCATTTCTCAAACATTCTGCGATCGTCAGGTTTAGTTAAAAATTTTACTATTTTTATTTGGTCAAGCCATTTTTATACCCTGCTAGAACTGCATTAAGGGAACTCCAAGAAATAAATTATCCAATATTGTGGGGTGGGCATCTTGCCCGCCCAGTTTAACGTGAGTTCGACGATTAAAAAAAGCCAAAAAGCTTGTGATATATGAATTTGCTCAACTGGGAAAGACCAAGCGATGGCACGAAGCACCCACCGAAGGCGATCGCTACGATTGATTGAGAATCAGCAAAAAAGGCACAAAAAAATGCCGAGACTAAGAATATCTAACAAAAATGAGAGTCTCGGCTATGTCTACGATTGTATCTCGCCTCGACATCACGCAAATTTTCTGCGACGTAGATGATTTCTGTAAGCAATGGGAAAATCTATGGCAGCAAGTACCACAATTGCCATCGACAACAGGAGAACGTCGCAGTAAATCCAGGATGCATCTATCGGAAGTGATGACAATAGTCATCGCATTTCATGGCAGTGGATATAAGACTTTCAAGGAATTTTACACGCTGCATGTGCTTACAAGTTGGCATGAAGCATTTCCCAATTTAGTCAGCTACACTCGGTTTGTGGAACTGATGCCCTGGTGCTTAATGCTGTTATGTTGCTTTTTACATACGCGCACAGGAGAAATTACTGGGATTAGCTTTATTGATTCCACACCAATTAATGTTTGTCATAACTGTAGGGCACATTCTCACAAGGTGTTTAAAGGATTAGTGAAATGGGGCAAAAATTCTGTGGGCTGGCACTTTGGGTTTAAGCTTCATTTGATTATTAATGATTGTGGAGAATTACTAGCATTTTCACTTACTCCAGCAAATGTAGATGACCGAAAACCAGTCCCAGATATGACTAAAGACTTAATTGGTAAACTGTTTGGTGACAGAGGATATATCTCTCAAAAATTATTTGAGGAGTTATATGAGCGAGGATTACAGTTAGTCACAAAATCTAAGAAGAAAATGAAAAATCGTTTGGTAAAACTGATTGATAAGATTCTGTTACGCAAACGTGCTGTCATTGAGTCGGTCAACGACCATCTAAAAAATATATGTCAAATCGAACACCAAGGTCATCGTAGTCCATTTAACTTTTTGGTTAATTTGATGGCTGGTTTAGCGGCTTATACCTATTTACCCAAAAAACCTTCCATTGACATTTACCCAAAAGATTTGCCTGCTCTACCTCCTGCCATTTTTTAATTCCGTCGAACTCACGTCAGTTTATAGGGCGGGCAAGATGCCCACCCCACAAGAGTTAATTGAATATTTTTTTATTTGGAAGTCTCTAATAAAAAAGATCGGGAGATTTGCATAAAAATACTTCATTTCAATGAAGTAAATAAATACCTGTTCTAAAGGTGTTATTGCACATACAGGGAGAATGGTAAATTATTCCTGTAATGTTCATTACTTAACCGCATGCATCATTTAGTTAAGTAAACCGAACAGTTAAAAACATCACAGTCAATTCAGGAAAATTATATTATGCCCAGACTAATTGTTTCTTCACTCTTACCCATAGGCACTGTGAATTCCGATCTAGTGGTTGGCAAACAGGATAATACGGCGTTGCCAGCAATTCCAGCAATTGGAATTGAGGTTAGAACAAGGGGAGTCATTAATACTCAAGCAGGTAATGACACTATCTCTGGCACAGGCATTGGTGGCGGCGATATAGGTACAGGCATTGCTAACAGTGGCATCATCAATGCAGGACTGGGAGACGATACCATCTCTGGCGTAGGCAGTGGTGGTTCCGAGTATAGAAGCTTTTTACCTGGTACGGGTATCTCTAACACTCAGGGTGGCTACATTTATGGAGGAGACGGAAATGATTTGATCAAGGGAACCGGAACGGGAGGCGATGGTTTCTTGGGAGCAAGTACTCCCATAGGTATCAATAATACTCAGTATAGTCGTATTGATGGAGGAAAAGGGAATGACTCTATCTTTGGAACTGGTAATGGTATAGGAATCTCTAACACTCAGCATGGCCGCATTGATGGAGGGGAAGGGAACAATTCTATCAAGGGAACTGGAACTGGTGGGGTTAGTGGCTATGGAGGAGATAGTACAGGCATTTTCAACAGTGGTGGCAGCGTCATTAATGGAGGCATCGGAAGCGATTCTATTACTGGTATCGGCAAGGGCGGTGCTGGGTCTGTAAATCCTGGTAATATTGATACGCTTGCGGGAAATGGTGTAGGCATCTCCAACAGTGGTAGTAGCGTCATTAGTACAGGGCTGGGAAATGACTTGATTTCTGGCAAGGGTACAGGCGGTGCAGGGGACTCGATCCCTTCTTATCCTGAAGCTGGGACAATTGCCCCTGGTGTAGGTATAGGCATTGTTAACAGTAGTACTATTGACTTAGGCGGCGGCAACGATACCATCACTGGTACTGGCATTAGTAAAGGCATAGGTATTCTTAATACTAATGGCATTATTTATGAAGGGGCAGGAGCCGATATCCTTACTGGCTATGGCACTAGTGTTGGCATTCAAGGCGGCACGATTGATGGCGGAAACGATAACGATTACTTCAAAGCTCGCCGAATTAATGCTAGCGGTAATTCCGTTGCAAACCAAGGGGGTGCTATTGCCAATGTCTTGATTAAGGGTGGCAGTGGAAACGACACATTTGATGTTGGTTACGGCAATGCTACCATCGATGGTGGATCGGGATTGGACAAGCTAATTCTGCCTAATTTCAGAAATAATTACACTATTACAGGCAGCTCCAATAATTACACCATTAGGCGCGATCAATTTACCCTAAATGTCTTGAATGTTGAGCAAATTGCCTTTATTGGCGCTGCTCAACAGCAGAGTGTACTTGGGGTTCCTAGTTAGGAATTTACAGCAAATACAAAAATTCCTCTTCCATCCGGGAGAGGAATTTTTTTGGAAGCGTTTTGTGTCTGCTTGTATTATCGATCTAACGTTTGTAAACTAAGAAACCTGCGATCGCATCCAAAAGTGCTTCTGGCTCATCTGCGCGGATCAAATGACTGCTATTCTCAAAAATTCTCAAATCGGCATTAGGAATTGCTTTTGCAATTTCTTCCGAAAATTCTGGGGCGCAAATCCAATCATAACGGCCTGCAATCACTAAAGTGGGTGCGGTAATTTTGTGTAACTGGTCGAGAATATTATAGTTGCGGAGAAAACCGCCAAAAGCAACATTAATCGCATCAACTGAGAGGATATTCCGCTGCCAAGCAATGCCTGACGTAGTAGGCTCATATCTTAGCGAATACATTGGCCCCAACACTTGAAAATACTGTCTTAGCTGTTCCTCATTTTCAAAGTTTCCGTCCCAAAGCCTTTGAGCGCTTGCTTTTTGTTCTTCAGTTCCCTTTGATGCGAGGATTTCCTTAGCCCGTTTTAAAAAGCCACTATGGGCTGCTGTGGCAATCACAATCAGATGAGAGACATTCTGAGGATAGCGGACTGCATAAGTCAAAGCCACCATACCACCGTAAGAGCCGCCAATCACAACAATTTTGTCCAGACCAAGGTGTTGGCGCAAAGCTTCCATATCTTCAACATTATTGTCTAGAATATAGGTTTCTTTTGGGCCACGGGCAGACCTTCCTTGACCGCGATGGTCAAAATAGACTAGTTGTAGTTTTCGGCTTAAAGCCGAGAAGGTTGGTTTGAAGGAAGTATGATCTGCACCAGGCCCCCCATGAATTAGAAAGGCAACAGGTTTAGAGGAGATGCTTGCGCCATCCACCACTAATGCAGAACCTTCCACATCAAAGAAAATTTCTGTATCTCGTATTTTCGCTCGCATTTTCGGGATTGTATAAAATCAGATGACTTCAATTCCAAATAGTAACAACTTGCGTCGGAAGTCCTTTGCTACTCAAATGTTACTCATTTTTGCCCAGTGGACTGTCTGTCATTTACCTAGCCATGCCAAAGCAGCATCAACATTACTAACCTGCTCCCCTGGGGGTATGGCTGGGCGATTTACCATCACAACCTTTATGCCCAGTTCTCGCGCGGCAATAATCTTGGGCTTTGTGGCATCGCCACCGCTATTTTTACTAACGATAGTATCAATGTTGTTGTGAATTAGAATTTGTCTCTCATTCTTGAGGCTAAAAGGCCCGCGATCGCACAATACCATCCCCGGCGGTACTAAAGCATCATCGCCAGGCGGGTCAATCATCCGCATCAAAAACCAAATTTTCTCTAGGTGAGCAAAGGCAGCAAGTTCTTGCCTACCAACTGTTAAAAAAACTCGCTGTGCCTGGTTTTGCAGGGCTGTTGCTGCGGCTTTAACGCTATCAACTTCAATCCAGCGATCGCCACTTACTTTTTCCCAAGGCGGACGAATTAACATCAGACGGGGTACTCCGACTTCTGTTGCAGCATCGGCGGCATTGAAGGAAATTTGAGTCGCAAAAGGATGAGTTGCATCAATTAATAAGTCGATTTGCATGACTCGCAGATAGCTAGCCAATCCAGCCACACCACCAAAGCCTCCAACCCGTAAATCGCCCAAGGGTACTGACGGTTCAAGGGTGCGGCCAGCTAAAGAGGTGATTACTTCTAACCCTTGGATAGTAGCAACTTTGGCGGCTAGTTCTGCTGCATCTCCCGTCCCACCCAGAATCAAAACACGCATGATTAATATGAAAATATAAAACAGGAGTCAGAATACAGAATTCAGAATTCAGAATACTCTAAGTAGGTAGGCGAGAAAATTTATAAATATGTCATTACGAACTGAGCGAAGCCAACTAATTGCATGGGTTTCAAGCATTTTGTATTTCGTTATTCACGCCTAATGTGAAATCAATAGAGTTTCAACCTAGTTCCCTGCTGTATTTATTTTCTCTCACCGACTTAATTCGGCAGACTGCTCCAAAATCCACGCAGCCTGAAAAAAGTCGCGCTCACAAAACATCGCATAACGATAGCTTGAATGCACAACAGTATTGTTAGTGGCATAATTGTCAACTAAACTTTCTAATTGTTGTGTGAGTGGTTGAAAGTCTGCGCTACTGTAAGTACGAATCCAGTTGCTATATTGATGATTCGGAATACCATTACTTGCCAATTTTTCTCCTAAAAAGGCATACAAACCCATACAGGGAGCCATCGCCGCCGCAGTTAAACCCACATCTCCACCCCAAGCAGTTGCTAACAAAAAGTCTGTATAGCGGCGGGTAGCAGGCGCAGGTTCCACGGAATGCAAATTGACTCCCCACTCAGAGGCATAGTTACTATGCAGGCGCAGTTCTTCTAAAACTCCACTAGCTAAGTTATGAAATGTGGTGAAACCTAACCAGTCTGGTGCTTTAGCGGCGGCGATACTGTACGCACGGGCAAAAGCTTCTAAGAAAAAAGCATCTTGCCCTACGTAGTAAGCAAATTTTACTTGCTCAAGAGTCCCATCACCAATGCCTTGAACGAAAGGATGCTCTAGGCAAGCTTGGGCTAAATCTTGATTTGCTGCCCATAATTCCTTAGATAAAGTCATCTGTTATTTGTCATTTGTCATCTGTTATTATCCCACTCAAAAAGGGAAGAACTGAAGCAAGACTGAGCCAAGACTTCCAAAAAAGTCCATGAAACTGGGGCTACCAGTACTTACCTTGTCATTTACTGGTGTTTGGAGTTCTTTAATAAAAGCTTGGGCCGTTAGCGTTCCAGGGTTGTTGTTTTGGGATGTAAACAATTTTTCAGCAACTTGGGCATCTTGAAATGCACCTTGTCTATCTAGTATTTGGTAGCGAGCGACACCACGAGCTAGATAAGCACCTGCGTATTCTGGTTTAATAGCGATCGCTTGATTAAAATAACTGATTGCTTGCTGTTGGTTGCCTTTTTGCCCTTCTGCTATACCCCAAGCATAAAATTCTTCTGATGAAGCCACTTGTAATGGTATCCCAACTGCACCCTGAAAGTTAGCGCCATTCAGGTAAGCACCATTTAGTTCGGCATTCGCTAAATAAGTATTTCTCAAATCAGCACCAGTCAAATTTGCCCCACTAAATTTAGCTTCGCTCAGGTTAACACCAA
This Nostoc sp. C052 DNA region includes the following protein-coding sequences:
- the topA gene encoding type I DNA topoisomerase, translating into MIKRLLVVESPGKVKKLSQILGADWKVLASCGHIRELSNEGEDSLGFVMDGSNVRCNYIPRDQRAKETIQKLKSAVRQVDEVVLATDPDREGETIAWHLKETLGLREPKRVIYTEITASAVQSAIANPRKLDQNLIGAGLCRDCLDKLVGYKGSPLVWALNNGAKSVGRVQSATLHLICQRENEILAFVPQDYWSVWVDYAEGFRAFYKGTVDSAKDAPDQETETNDDAKVGNSPETPESKRVLSEAEATRLVEEAQQHPHQVIHFEGKIVNRQPPPPFTTSSLQQAAGSKLRFAPDKTMIVAQKLYEAGLITYMRTDSVMLSPEFCASARKWLEQNDPQNVPQQVAKHRSSKSAQEAHEAIRPTDVFRPSVQLRLELPDDEFNLYVMIWKRSIASQCRAAQLRKTLVITQSGSLLWSARGQVIEFYGYARYWNNLSKDSVLPSLQQGQALKLENAGHEKKQTQPPPRYSEPKLVQLMERKGIGRPSTYAPTVATLKKRNYVELKKDHLQPTALGLEVDAFLLKALPDLLEAEFTAKMEDALDAISEGKNSWQHYLTSWNQNYFIPALSKAKTIVPSSSIGKANVISERKYETSKTRCPECKNFLAKIPSSKVKKKYFLKCTKGCENVVLFWSDFNKTWQPPQTKAAQPENQQKPAVKITKYPCPVCKKPLEEYSYIKEGQSKTMLRCSDSRSRKDTKHKDVAYFSTQKGWWSPKFGELGVKSSHTKHENE
- a CDS encoding calcium-binding protein is translated as MPRLIVSSLLPIGTVNSDLVVGKQDNTALPAIPAIGIEVRTRGVINTQAGNDTISGTGIGGGDIGTGIANSGIINAGLGDDTISGVGSGGSEYRSFLPGTGISNTQGGYIYGGDGNDLIKGTGTGGDGFLGASTPIGINNTQYSRIDGGKGNDSIFGTGNGIGISNTQHGRIDGGEGNNSIKGTGTGGVSGYGGDSTGIFNSGGSVINGGIGSDSITGIGKGGAGSVNPGNIDTLAGNGVGISNSGSSVISTGLGNDLISGKGTGGAGDSIPSYPEAGTIAPGVGIGIVNSSTIDLGGGNDTITGTGISKGIGILNTNGIIYEGAGADILTGYGTSVGIQGGTIDGGNDNDYFKARRINASGNSVANQGGAIANVLIKGGSGNDTFDVGYGNATIDGGSGLDKLILPNFRNNYTITGSSNNYTIRRDQFTLNVLNVEQIAFIGAAQQQSVLGVPS
- a CDS encoding alpha/beta fold hydrolase produces the protein MRAKIRDTEIFFDVEGSALVVDGASISSKPVAFLIHGGPGADHTSFKPTFSALSRKLQLVYFDHRGQGRSARGPKETYILDNNVEDMEALRQHLGLDKIVVIGGSYGGMVALTYAVRYPQNVSHLIVIATAAHSGFLKRAKEILASKGTEEQKASAQRLWDGNFENEEQLRQYFQVLGPMYSLRYEPTTSGIAWQRNILSVDAINVAFGGFLRNYNILDQLHKITAPTLVIAGRYDWICAPEFSEEIAKAIPNADLRIFENSSHLIRADEPEALLDAIAGFLVYKR
- a CDS encoding pentapeptide repeat-containing protein; this encodes MKNQIIGVAAFLTTISLTATVQAANSEHVRQLLATKQCQNCDLTNAGLVLADLSGANLSGANLTGANLSRANLSGADLRGANLSGASLFGVNLSEAKFSGANLTGADLRNTYLANAELNGAYLNGANFQGAVGIPLQVASSEEFYAWGIAEGQKGNQQQAISYFNQAIAIKPEYAGAYLARGVARYQILDRQGAFQDAQVAEKLFTSQNNNPGTLTAQAFIKELQTPVNDKVSTGSPSFMDFFGSLGSVLLQFFPF
- a CDS encoding IS982 family transposase, whose product is MSTIVSRLDITQIFCDVDDFCKQWENLWQQVPQLPSTTGERRSKSRMHLSEVMTIVIAFHGSGYKTFKEFYTLHVLTSWHEAFPNLVSYTRFVELMPWCLMLLCCFLHTRTGEITGISFIDSTPINVCHNCRAHSHKVFKGLVKWGKNSVGWHFGFKLHLIINDCGELLAFSLTPANVDDRKPVPDMTKDLIGKLFGDRGYISQKLFEELYERGLQLVTKSKKKMKNRLVKLIDKILLRKRAVIESVNDHLKNICQIEHQGHRSPFNFLVNLMAGLAAYTYLPKKPSIDIYPKDLPALPPAIF
- a CDS encoding cobalt-precorrin-6A reductase produces the protein MRVLILGGTGDAAELAAKVATIQGLEVITSLAGRTLEPSVPLGDLRVGGFGGVAGLASYLRVMQIDLLIDATHPFATQISFNAADAATEVGVPRLMLIRPPWEKVSGDRWIEVDSVKAAATALQNQAQRVFLTVGRQELAAFAHLEKIWFLMRMIDPPGDDALVPPGMVLCDRGPFSLKNERQILIHNNIDTIVSKNSGGDATKPKIIAARELGIKVVMVNRPAIPPGEQVSNVDAALAWLGK
- a CDS encoding TenA family protein, with the protein product MTLSKELWAANQDLAQACLEHPFVQGIGDGTLEQVKFAYYVGQDAFFLEAFARAYSIAAAKAPDWLGFTTFHNLASGVLEELRLHSNYASEWGVNLHSVEPAPATRRYTDFLLATAWGGDVGLTAAAMAPCMGLYAFLGEKLASNGIPNHQYSNWIRTYSSADFQPLTQQLESLVDNYATNNTVVHSSYRYAMFCERDFFQAAWILEQSAELSR